The genomic segment CGCAATCAAATCAGGGAGGATCTGGAGCTCGTCTACGGATATTTCCCGCGGCTGAAAGAACGACGCGGTGCGCAGTCCGGCTATACCTCGGGCGGCGAGCAGCAGATGACCGCGGTCGGACGCGCCCTGATGGCGAAGCCGGCGATGATCCTCCTCGATGAACCGTCGATGGGGCTGGCGCCGCGTTTCGTCGAAGAAATTTTCGAGATCGTCAAAAACCTGAACGAAAAAGAGAAGGTCGGTTTCCTGATAGCCGAGCAGAATACGATGGTCGCTTTGCGTCTGGCGAGCTACGGCTACATTCTGGAGAACGGCCGCGTCGTGATGGATGGCAATGCGAGCGAGCTTGGAAATAACGAAGACGTGAAAGAGTTTTACCTGGGGTTAGGCAGCAGCGGCCGAAAAAGCTTTCGCGATGTGA from the Burkholderiales bacterium genome contains:
- a CDS encoding ABC transporter ATP-binding protein, whose protein sequence is MTASFLIVNSIEVIYDHVILVLKGVSLKVPEGGIVALLGANGAGKTTTLKAISNLLRAERGDVTKGSIEFRGERIDQLTPSDLVKRGIVQVMEGRHCFQHLTVEENLLTGAYTRKASRNQIREDLELVYGYFPRLKERRGAQSGYTSGGEQQMTAVGRALMAKPAMILLDEPSMGLAPRFVEEIFEIVKNLNEKEKVGFLIAEQNTMVALRLASYGYILENGRVVMDGNASELGNNEDVKEFYLGLGSSGRKSFRDVKHYRRRKRWLA